One genomic segment of Gopherus flavomarginatus isolate rGopFla2 chromosome 11, rGopFla2.mat.asm, whole genome shotgun sequence includes these proteins:
- the CDH24 gene encoding LOW QUALITY PROTEIN: cadherin-24 (The sequence of the model RefSeq protein was modified relative to this genomic sequence to represent the inferred CDS: deleted 1 base in 1 codon): protein MPSVLGLLLAWLGGCSCAGHLGPPWPGCRGTSPQGWERPLLRSRRSWVWNQFFVIEEYAGPEPVLIGRLHSDVDRGEGQVKYVLTGEGAGTVFVIDERTGNVHVTKTLDREEKAQYTLLAQAVDQASNRPLEPPSEFIIKVQDINDNPPVFPHGPYHATVPEMSNVGTSVIQVTAQDADDPSYGNSAKLVYVVLEGLPFFSVDPQTGVVRTAIPNTDREAQAELLVVIQAKDMGGHAGGLSGSVTVTVTLSDVNDNPPKFPQSSYQFSVLETQPPGSAVGRLWAHDPDEGENARLSYRLLDGAGPFAISTDPLGRDGILTISQPLDFEQRQAYALRVEAANTRVDPLYIRQGPFKDVATVHVAVEDVAEPPSFAQPSYQLGVPENSPPGTVVGKITASDLDTPSSAIRYSILPHSDPGRYFSISPQDGTLRTALPLDRETLAWHNLTVVATELDSPAQAAPVPVVVQALDVNDNVPTLAPGTEPFVCHGTRPGQLIQTIWALDRDEEGSGSRVTIRSPLGLGPSDITVWDNEDGSAALLLQTPRLPPLGGPPLLVPLELVDGGRPPLTGTPTLTLSVCQCRPDGALRSCQHPPATGAPPGLSTAALLAMLGCGASLLALAGLLAWGRPKGGARMTPAEEGEVRENIISYDDEGGGEADTQAFDMAALQRPPAPARPPGPPRLAACLASRLGRADADPRAPPYDSLQVYGYEGGGTPCGSLSPLGSSWGGSEGEGGDPGEWGPLFRTLAELYGGQEGPA from the exons ATGCCCAGcgtcctggggctcctgctggcctggctggggggctgcagctgtgccggacacctgggtccccccTGGCCGGGCTGCCGGGGGACCTCACCCCAGGGCTGGGAACGCCCCCTGCTGAGATCCCGACGCAGCTGGGTCTGGAACCAATTCTTCGTCATCGAGGAGTATGCTGGCCCTGAACCTGTCCTCATCGGCAGG CTGCACTCGGATGTGGACCGGGGCGAGGGGCAGGTCAAGTACGTGCTGACGGGCGAGGGGGCCGGGACGGTGTTCGTGATCGACGAGCGGACGGGGAACGTGCATGTCACCAAGACGCTGGACCGGGAGGAGAAGGCCCAATACACGCTGCTGGCCCAGGCTGTGGACCAGGCCTCGAACCGGCCCCTGGAGCCGCCCTCCGAGTTCATCATCAAAGTGCAGGACATCAACGACAACCCGCCCGTCTTCCCGCACGGCCCCTACCATGCCACTGTGCCCGAGATGAGCAACGTGG GCACATCGGTGATCCAGGTGACGGCCCAGGATGCCGATGACCCGAGCTATGGGAACAGTGCCAAGCTGGTGTACGTGGTGCTGGAGGGGCTGCCTTTCTTCTCCGTCGACCCCCAGACCG GCGTGGTGCGCACTGCGATCCCCAACACGGACCGGGAGGCGCAGGCCGAGCTGCTGGTGGTGATCCAGGCCAAGGACATGGGGGGCCATGCTGGGGGGCTATCGGGGagtgtcactgtcactgtcaccctGAGCGACGTCAATGACAATCCGCCCAAATTCCCCCAGA GTTCTTACCAGTTCTCGGTGCTGGAGACGCAGCCGCCTGGCTCCGCCGTGGGGCGGCTCTGGGCCCACGACCCAGACGAGGGGGAGAACGCGCGGCTCAGCTACCGGCTGCTGGACGGCGCCGGGCCCTTCGCCATCAGCACTGACCCGCTGGGCCGGGACGGCATCCTCACCATCAGCCAG CCGCTGGACTTCGAGCAGCGCCAGGCGTATGCCCTGCGGGTGGAGGCCGCCAACACGCGGGTCGACCCGCTGTACATCCGCCAGGGGCCCTTCAAGGACGTGGCCACCGTGCACGTGGCTGTGGAGGATGTGGCCGAGCCCCCGAGCTTtgcccagcccagctaccagctGGGTGTCCCCGAGAACAGCCCCCCCGGCACCGTGGTGGGGAAGATCACAGCCTCTGACCTGGACACACCCAGCAGCGCCATTCG ATACTCCATCCTGCCCCACTCGGACCCCGGGCGGTATTTCAGCATCAGCCCCCAGGACGGGACCCTCCGCACGGCCCTGCCCCTCGACAGGGAGACGCTGGCCTGGCACAACCTGACCGTGGTGGCCACCGAACTAG ACAGCCCGGCACAGGCTGCACCCGTCCCCGTGGTTGTCCAGGCCCTGGACGTGAACGACAACGTGCCCACGCTGGCCCCAGGGACCGAGCCCTTCGTCTGCCACGGCACCAGGCCTGGCCAG CTGATCCAGACCATCTGGGCCCTGGACCGGGACGAGGAGGGGTCCGGGAGTCGGGTGACGATTCGCTCCCCCCTGGGGCTGGGACCCTCTGACATCACTGTGTGGGACAACGAGG atGGCTCAGCTGCTCTCCTGCTCCAGacccccaggctgccccccctGGGTGGCCCc cccctgctggtgcccctggagctggtggatgGGGGACGCCCAcccctgactggcacccccactCTGACACTGAGCGTCTGCCAGTGCCGGCCCGATGGTGCCCTGCGCTCCTGCCAGCACCCCCCCGCCACTGGCGCCCCCCCGGGGCTCAGCACTGCCGCCCTCCTGGCCATGCTGGGCTGTGGCGCCAGCCTGCTCG cgctGGCGGGGCTCCTGGCCTGGGGGCGCCCCAAGGGGGGGGCACGGATGACGCCGGCGGAGGAGGGCGAGGTGCGTGAGAACATCATCAGCTACGACGACGAGGGGGGGGGCGAGGCCGACACCCAGGCCTTCGACATGGCCGCCCTGCAGCGCCCACCCGCTCCCGCGCGCCCCCCCGGGCCCCCCCGCCTGGCCGCCTGCCTCGCCAGCCGCCTGGGCCGGGCCGACGCCGACCCCCGGGCCCCCCCCTACGACTCGCTGCAGGTCTACGGCTACGAGGGGGGGGGGACGCCCTGCGGCAGcctcagccccctgggctcctcctgggggggcagcgagggggaggggggcgaTCCCGGGGAGTGGGGGCCCCTCTTTCGCACCCTGGCCGAGCTCTATGGGGGCCAAGAGGGGCCCGCCTGA